In Mesorhizobium sp. M9A.F.Ca.ET.002.03.1.2, the DNA window AGGGGCAGCGTCTCCAAATCCGCCAAATCCATCACCCTGACCGCGCGCCGGCCCACCTTGTCCTCGTAAGCGGGACCGATGCCACGACGGGTCGTGCCAATCTTCGTTCCGGAATTGGAGGCGGCATCCTCGCGGAATCCGTCCAGCTCCCGGTGCAACGACAGGATAAGCGCGGTGTTTTCGGCTATTTTCAGGCGCTCCGGCGTCACCTCGACACCCTGCGCCTTTAACTTCGCCACTTCCGCGACGAAGGCGTGCGGATCGAAGACGACGCCATTGCCGATGATGGACAGCTTGCCTTGCCGCACCACGCCGGACGGCAGCAGCGACAGCTTGTAGACCTTGCCGTCGACGACCAGCGTATGACCGGCATTGTGGCCGCCCTGAAAACGCACGACGACGTCGGCGCGCTCCGACAGCCAGTCGACGATCTTGCCTTTGCCCTCGTCGCCCCATTGCGAGCCGACGACCACCACATTGGCCATGTTTCTTTTCCCTTGAGGCGCCGCTCGAGGGCGGCTTGAAATGGTTCGAAACGACAGGCTTCTATCGCATCGGCTCGAAAATCGGAATCGATTTTCGGAAACACGATACGAAGTTTCAAAGTCTTGAGACGCGTACTTTGCGTGTCCAAGTGGACGCACGTCGCTCTATAACGTCAAGACCCGGCGAGCGCGACCATTCTTTGCCGCCGAAAGCGCCCTCAGGCACAACAATTTTCGCCTTTGACGTCATTTACTTGGGCAAGTCACCACAATAGGTCGGCAAATACCCTTCGCCTGCCCTCCCCGGCTGGAAAGTCGCCATGCATCGGACCGCCTATCTGTTCCTGCTGCTCACCACCTTGCTGTGGGCGGCAACTCCGTGGCGGGCAAGCTGGCGGTCGATCACATTTCGCCGATGACGCTGGTCTTCCTGCGCTGGCTTCTGGCCGTTCTGATCATGCTGCCGATCGGCTGGCGAACGCTGCGCGAGGACTGGCCGGTGGTGCGCAGGCATTGGTTGCTGCTTGGCGGGCTCGGCGCTTGCGGCTTCACCTTCTTCAACGCGATCTTCTATACGGCGCTCAACTACACGACGGCGATCAACGTCTCGATCGAGCAGGCGGCGATGCCGATCGTGATCATCCTCGCCAATTTCGTGCTGTTTCGCCTGCGTGTGAACCGGGTGCAGATTGCCGGCGTCGTGCTGACGATCATCGGCGTCGCCCTGACCGCCAGCCATGGCGATCTGCGCCAGCTTCTCAAGCTGGATCTCAACTTCGGCGACGCCATCATGCTGATCGCAGTGCTTTGCTACAGCCTCTACTCGGTCGGGCTGCGGCTGAAACCGGCCATGCGCTGGCAGAGCCTGATGCTGGCGCTGTCGATTGCAGCGTTTGCCACCTCTGTACCTTTCTTCCTGTGGGAAGTGGCCGCCGGCAAGGTCATCGTCCCCGATACACGCGGCTGGGCGATCGCGTTCTACACCGCGATCGGCGCCTCTGTCATCTCGCAGCTCTTCTACATCAGGGGCAACGAGCTGATCGGCGCCAACCGGGCCGGCCTGTTCATCAACCTGGTGCCGATCTTCGGAACGCTGCTTTCGGTGCTGATCGTCGGTGAGACATTCCAGCTCTTTCAAGGCCTTGCTCTCGTGCTGGTGCTTGGCGGCATCGGCCTCGCAGAATACAGCGGAAGGAAGGTGGCGATATAGCCAAGACCAAAAAGGCGCGGGCCAGGCCGCGCCTTTCATTTGCCCTTTTCGGAAATCTCAGATCAGGCGCCGCCTACATCGAAATGCAGCCTCTTGGCGGAGTCGATCGACTTGTGCGCCCGCACCTGTTCCAGCACATTGTCCGGAAACGGCGCATCGAGATAGAGCAGCGCGATAGCGTCGCCGCCAGGCCGGTTGCGGCCGAGCTGGAAGTTGGCGATGTTGACGCCGTTCTCGCCACAGACCGTGCCGAGCAGGCCGATGATGCCGGGCGCGTCGGCGTTGGTCGTGTAAAGCATGTGCTGGCCGACCTCGGCGTCGAGGTTGATGCCCTTGATCTGGATGAAGCGCGGCTTGTGGTCCGAGAAGCAAGTGCCGGCGATCGAACGCGTCTTGTGCTCGGTCTTGACCGTGAGCTTGATATAGCCGTCGAACACGCCAGATTTGTCGCGCTTGACCTCGGCTACGATGATGCCGCGCTCCTTAACCATGATCGGCGCCGACACCATGTTGACATCGGAGACCTGCGGCCGGATCAGCCCGGCAAGTGTGGCACTGATCAGCGCGCGCGTGTTCATCGTCGCGGTCGAGCCGTCGAAAAGGATCTCGACCTCTTTGATCGGATCCTCGGTGACCTGGCCGACAAAGGCGCCGAGCACTTCGGCGAGCTTGACGAAAGGCTTCAGGCGCGGTGCCTCCTCCGCGGTGATCGACGGCATGTTGATGGCATTGGTAACGGCGCCCTTGATCAGATAGTCGGCCATCTGCTCGGCGACCTGCAGGGCGACATTCTCCTGCGCCTCGGTGGTCGACGCGCCGAGATGCGGCGTCGCCACCACATTCTCCATGCCGAACAGCTCACTGTGCTCCGCCGGTTCGACCTCGAACACATCGATGCCGGCGCCCGCCACCTTGCCGCTCTTCAGCGCTGCGATCAGGTCGGCCTCGACAATCAATCCGCCACGGGCGCAGTTGATGATGCGCACGCCGGTCTTCATTTTGGCGATCGCGGCGGCGTCGATGATGTTGCGCGTCTTGTCGGTCAGCGGCGTGTGCAGGGTGATGAAATCGGCGCGGGCGAACAGTTCGTCGAGTTCGACCTTCTCGACCCCGAGCTCCTCGGCGCGGCTGTCCGACAGGAATGGGTCGAACGCGATGACGTGCATCTTCAGGCCGACGCCGCGCGTGGCCACGATCGAGCCGATATTGCCGCAGCCGATGATGCCCAGCGTCTTGCCGGTGATCTCGATGCCCATGAAGCGGTTCTTTTCCCATTTGCCGGCATGGGTCGAGGCATTGGCTTCAGGTATCTGGCGGGCCAGCGCGAAGATCATCGCGACGGCATGCTCGGCGGTGGTGATCGAATTGCCGAAGGGCGTGTTCATCACGATGATGCCCTTGCGGCTCGCCGCCGGGATGTCGACATTGTCGACGCCGATGCCGGCGCGGCCGACCACCTTCAATCTGGTGGCGGCGTTGATCAGCTTTTCGGTGACTTTCGTCGCCGAACGGATGGCGAGGCCGTCATACTGGCCGATCACCTCAAGGAGCTTTTCCTTGTCCTTGCCAAGATCGGGCAAGTAATCGACCTCGACGCCGCGATCCCTGAAGATCTGCACGGCGGTAGGAGAAAGTTTGTCTGAGACGAGAACACGGGGCATGGGCTTGAACCTTTGCGATTGGCCCCCCTTGAGGGGGGCGGCGCGAAGCGCCGGGGTGGGGTCGTTGCGGCCGGACGCGGCCGAATCTTTCTGGATGGTGGGTCGTTGGGCTGGGTGGAGGCGACCCCACCCAGCCTTTCGGGCCACCCTCCCCTCAAGGGGAGGGGTCAGGCGGCCGCCTTGAGCGACGCCTTTTGCGCGGCAAAGGCCCAGTCGAGCCAGGGCAGCAGCGCTTCGAGGTCGGAAGTCTCGACCGTCGCCCCGCACCAGATGCGCAGGCCGGGCGGCGCGTCGCGATAGGCGCCGATGTCGTAGGCGACGCCTTCCTTGTCGAGCGCCGAGACAATGCCCTTGGCGAACGTCGCTTGTCCGTCGGCATCGAGCGCCGCGACATCCGGGTCGGTGAAGGAAAGGCAGACCGACGTGTTCGACCGCGTCGCCGGATCGGTGGCCAGATGACCGAGCCACGAGGATCTGCGGACGAAACCGTCGAGAACGGCGGCATTGGCGTCAGCGCGGGCAATCAGCGCGTTGAGCCCGCCGATCGACTTCGCCCAACGCAGCGCATCGAGATAGTCCTCGACGCACAGCATCGACGGCGTGTTGATGGTCTCGCCCTTGAAGATGCCTTCGATGAGTTTGCCGCCCGACGTCAGGCGGAAGATTTTCGGCAGCGGCCAGGCCGGCTTGTAGCTTTCCAGCCGCTCCACGGCGCGCGGGCTGAGGATCAGCATGCCGTGCGCACCTTCGCCGCCCAGCACCTTCTGCCAGGAAAAGGTGACGACATCGAGCTTCTGGAAATCGAGGCTTTGTGCAAAGGCAGCAGAAGTGGCGTCGCAGATGGTCAGGCCCCTGCGAGCAGCCGGGATGAAATCGCCGTTCGGCACGCGCACGCCTGATGTCGTGCCGTTCCATGTGAAGACCACATCGCGGTCGAAGTCGATTTTTGTCAGATCTGGCAATGCGCCGTAGCCGGCTTCGATCCTGCGCACGTCGGCGAGCTTCAGCTGCTTGACCACATCGGTGACCCAGCCGGAACCGAAACTCTCCCAGGCGACCATGTCGACGCCGCGCTCGCCGAGCAGCGACCACAGCGCCATCTCGACCGCGCCGGTGTCCGACGCCGGTACGATGCCGATGCGATAGTCTGCCGGAACCTGAAGGATCTCCCGCGTCAGCTCGATCGCCTGTTCGAGCTTGGTCTTGCCGATCTTGGCGCGGTGCGAACGTCCGAGCGCGGCATTGGTCAACGCCTCCACCGACCAGCCGGGGCGTTTTGCACAGGGACCTGAGGAAAAATTGGGATTTGCCGGACGGAGTCCGGGCTTCGTATGCGTCGTCATCGTGGTCTATCCTTCCAGATAGTGGCCCCTCGTTGGGGAGGGGTGACCCACGGACGGCGATATGCTTTCAGGGTTCAGGCGTCAAGGGGAAAGTTTTTGTCGCTGGCAGGACACTATAGCGCACCAGCCGAAAACAGAACGACGGGCCGAAGCCCGCCGCTGCCATTCCTAGGCTTTCGCCGTGCCTACCAGAGGTCGTAACGCAACCCGACCTTGACTTGGTGATTGCTGATCCCTTTGCGGATCGGATACGAATCCAGGTCCTCTGCGGTGGCATATTCAGCATCGGGCGCGGAAAAATATTGATAGCCCAGATCGACGGAAACATTCTTGGACACTTGATAGGCAAGGCCCGCATTCAGCGTATAGGCGAAGGAGTATTGGGTCTTGTTGTCCTGCAGAGCGAAATCGTCGGTGGGGTCATCGTTGTCGGTGAAATAGCTCGCCGACAGCTTGCGCTTGCTCTGGACGATGCCAATACCCGCGCCGAGATAGGGCGTGATCCCAACATAGGTGCCAAGATCGACATAGCCATTGAGCATGCCTGAGAACGCGTAGTTTTTCAGAGATCCGGACGCCACGGTCGCCGGATCCGCAGTCGCTGAATCATTATAGCCGACGCCGATCTTGTTGCCTGGCAGATAGCCGAAATTAAGATCGGCGCGCAGATAGTCGTTGAAATGGTAGCCGAAGCCGATGCTGGCAAAGATGGGATCTTCTTGGTTGCTGAAGCTCGCCGGCGTGAAGGCGAAATCCTCATTTTCGTAGCTCTTCTGCGGCAGATAGGAAACATCGCCGCGCAGATACCATCCCGAACCGACCTCGACCGGCACGTAGTCCGGCGCCTGATCGACATAGATCGGCGGATCGTAGTCGGCGCCAAGCGCCTCCGGCAGCGGCATCAGGGCGATTGCTGCAAGCGTCAGCGCTATGCGCGATTTGACTGTCATGTCCCCGGCTCCCGAAGGTGGCGCCATTCGCGATTGCGAGCGCCGTTTCAAGAGGCATTGTTAACCATAGTGGTTAAGTGGCGGTTAAGGATAACAGAGCGTTAGCGAATTGATTCCGATGCGCTTTAATGCATGCCGCGCAAAAGTATGCAGCGGTTTTGCGATAACGACATGCATAAAAACAATAACCTAAAGCGCGTCGCATGAATCCGTTCAAACGCGACGCGCTTTAGACCGACCCGACGCAAACGAAGACCGCCCGGCTTTGGCCGGGCGGTCCGCAAACCTGCTCTCGAAGCGATTACTTGGTGTAGATCGGTTCGGGTTCGTAGGCGATCGGCTCCGGCTGGGCGCAGTCCGATTTGCCGAACTGGTAGCGCAAGCCGCCGCGCACTTCGTGCACGTTGATGCCCTTGTCATAGCCCGGACCGACATTGCTGTCCGACGCGTAGTTGAACATCTTCCCGCCATTGATGTGGCTGAAGCGGTAGCCGACGTCGAGCTTGACCCGGTCGGTCAGGCAGTAGGACGCGCCGGCCATGGCAGCATAGGCAAAGCGCCAGCCCTTGCCGCCACCATGCTCGAAGTCGCCGTCGGCATCGCTGTTATGCAGTGTATCCCACTTGACCCAGGCACCGCCGATGCCGGCGCCGACATAGGGGGTGATGCCGTGCCAAGTGCCGATGTCGACATAGGCGTTGGCGAGAAGCAGCAGCGCCGTATAGGACGAGGTGTCGACCGAGGTGCACGGCGTTTGATCAATGCCGCAAAACCCGCTGGTTGAGCCGCGGAATTTGGATTTGCTCATCCAATCCGCGGTGAGATCGGTGCGGAAATGCTGGTTGATCTGATAGCCGACGCCGGCACCGGCCGAGAAAGCGCTCTTCAGCTTGCCGCTGTCGAACTTGCCCGTTCCCGGCGGATCACCATAGGTGATGTAGTCGGCGCCGCGAAACTTCGACCAGTGATAGTCGATGTCGCCGCGAATGTACCAGCCACCATACTCGACTGGCTGCTCGTAGACGGC includes these proteins:
- a CDS encoding phosphoserine transaminase, which codes for MTTHTKPGLRPANPNFSSGPCAKRPGWSVEALTNAALGRSHRAKIGKTKLEQAIELTREILQVPADYRIGIVPASDTGAVEMALWSLLGERGVDMVAWESFGSGWVTDVVKQLKLADVRRIEAGYGALPDLTKIDFDRDVVFTWNGTTSGVRVPNGDFIPAARRGLTICDATSAAFAQSLDFQKLDVVTFSWQKVLGGEGAHGMLILSPRAVERLESYKPAWPLPKIFRLTSGGKLIEGIFKGETINTPSMLCVEDYLDALRWAKSIGGLNALIARADANAAVLDGFVRRSSWLGHLATDPATRSNTSVCLSFTDPDVAALDADGQATFAKGIVSALDKEGVAYDIGAYRDAPPGLRIWCGATVETSDLEALLPWLDWAFAAQKASLKAAA
- the serA gene encoding phosphoglycerate dehydrogenase → MPRVLVSDKLSPTAVQIFRDRGVEVDYLPDLGKDKEKLLEVIGQYDGLAIRSATKVTEKLINAATRLKVVGRAGIGVDNVDIPAASRKGIIVMNTPFGNSITTAEHAVAMIFALARQIPEANASTHAGKWEKNRFMGIEITGKTLGIIGCGNIGSIVATRGVGLKMHVIAFDPFLSDSRAEELGVEKVELDELFARADFITLHTPLTDKTRNIIDAAAIAKMKTGVRIINCARGGLIVEADLIAALKSGKVAGAGIDVFEVEPAEHSELFGMENVVATPHLGASTTEAQENVALQVAEQMADYLIKGAVTNAINMPSITAEEAPRLKPFVKLAEVLGAFVGQVTEDPIKEVEILFDGSTATMNTRALISATLAGLIRPQVSDVNMVSAPIMVKERGIIVAEVKRDKSGVFDGYIKLTVKTEHKTRSIAGTCFSDHKPRFIQIKGINLDAEVGQHMLYTTNADAPGIIGLLGTVCGENGVNIANFQLGRNRPGGDAIALLYLDAPFPDNVLEQVRAHKSIDSAKRLHFDVGGA
- a CDS encoding outer membrane protein — encoded protein: MTVKSRIALTLAAIALMPLPEALGADYDPPIYVDQAPDYVPVEVGSGWYLRGDVSYLPQKSYENEDFAFTPASFSNQEDPIFASIGFGYHFNDYLRADLNFGYLPGNKIGVGYNDSATADPATVASGSLKNYAFSGMLNGYVDLGTYVGITPYLGAGIGIVQSKRKLSASYFTDNDDPTDDFALQDNKTQYSFAYTLNAGLAYQVSKNVSVDLGYQYFSAPDAEYATAEDLDSYPIRKGISNHQVKVGLRYDLW
- a CDS encoding outer membrane protein — its product is MFNTARMALFAALFAGVAGPVFAADFVEPPVIEQAPPPAVYEQPVEYGGWYIRGDIDYHWSKFRGADYITYGDPPGTGKFDSGKLKSAFSAGAGVGYQINQHFRTDLTADWMSKSKFRGSTSGFCGIDQTPCTSVDTSSYTALLLLANAYVDIGTWHGITPYVGAGIGGAWVKWDTLHNSDADGDFEHGGGKGWRFAYAAMAGASYCLTDRVKLDVGYRFSHINGGKMFNYASDSNVGPGYDKGINVHEVRGGLRYQFGKSDCAQPEPIAYEPEPIYTK